A window from Glandiceps talaboti chromosome 15, keGlaTala1.1, whole genome shotgun sequence encodes these proteins:
- the LOC144446659 gene encoding uncharacterized protein LOC144446659: MPEELKSPSPRSAREDGKSSPKSKKKESSFQRELKSTLRDRKKRGLSAGFSDLDVTEDTEDSDDGIGSDEDDLLGQFNMTLRPKRTDRPSSAKPRGGPLMQTMKQPWKPPSAKEEDELSFSSPKESPRPSPRVSPKVSPKLPRKDELRQESPAPSPRTRRLTEKEKTSPSLTPRRFSRSPSPDDKKGRSTDILDLLGDDFGGVRTSKSSSTPKPQPRQRRGGPDSPGRSDASSPGRRDSSPGYDKKPTSGSLFGTKRSPELQRKSSRDSSPMGRKSPLFSSTKKTEKSKSFRDADSDDSDDGYYKNKRGVDKYQPSGRRSPQSPTGRKSPQTTAGKKKSFLDASSEDENRKFKTRRPQSPTGKKTFFRSDSDSDDEGIRRKDKTREKKKSLLDELQTDGPSKKDKKKKESSLFETSDDEVSGITAKGRRSPIQRDRRSPSPQNKRQSPTLFDLKRTPSPKLKKDEEKVDDLWASTPKRPPSGRKPKTTDDSDEEDLGHSGRMRYISTDSDVTREFRNARERPSTGERSRARTRVIRPKVVTRPSSASGRLNQSLSARSDGSTMTMTARSTTPNFDDSSSIRQAIYEDWYVQKMERAKKELQVKKKKEKEEEEKKEKEKKDKELEAVLSYRAWQEQKNEYLKKKAKQEAKKKEKQKKEEEEKEIKKYEAKKLFKSWKESKDEELTEKHREKVKQEQRKLKEEERKKKLKQKDSKSAFVKWNETKEDRIKQKLRETRRQEQEKKKRVEEEKKEKEMMSTKAYDEFLLKKEQQEKEEKRRKRTMTPVSTVPFRPSGRTVPFGK; this comes from the exons ATGCCTGAAGAGCTTAAATCACCATCACCTAGGAGTGCAAGGGAGG ATGGGAAGTCAAGTCCGAAATCAAAAAAGAAAGAGAGTTCTTTTCAAAGAGAATTAAAGAGTACACTTAGAGATAGAAAAAAGAGAGGACTGTCTGCAGGATTTAGTGATCTAGATGTGACTGAAGATACAGAAGATAGCGATGATGGTATTGGCAGTGATGAAGATG attTATTGGGCCAGTTTAATATGACCCTACGACCTAAGAGAACTGATCGGCCTAGCTCTGCCAAACCACGAGGAGGTCCACTGATGCAGACAATGAAGCAGCCATGGAAACCACCATCAGCCAAGGAAGAAGATGAAC TATCATTTAGTAGCCCTAAAGAATCACCCAGGCCTTCTCCTAGAGTGTCTCCTAAAGTATCACCTAAACTTCCCCGTAAAGATGAACTGAGACAAGAATCTCCAGCACCCAGTCCTAGAACCCGCCGATTGACTGAAAAAGAGAAGACTTCACCTAGCCTTACACCGAGACGGTTTAGTCGATCACCATCTCCAGATGATAAAAAAGGTAGATCAACTGATATCTTAGACTTATTAGGTGATGACTTTGGTGGTGTTCGCACCTCTAAAAGTTCATCAACACCTAAACCACAACCAAGACAGCGAAGAGGAGGTCCAGACTCACCTGGCAGGAGTGATGCATCTTCACCTGGTAGAAGAGATTCATCTCCTGGCTATGATAAAAAGCCTACTTCAGGCtcactttttggaaccaaaaGGTCACCGGAGCTTCAACGTAAAAGTTCCAGGGATTCCAGTCCAATGGGGAGGAAAAGTCCTCTTTtttcaagtacaaaaaaaacAGAGAAAAGCAAGTCATTCCGAGATGCTGATTCTGATGATTCTGATGATGggtattacaaaaataaaagagGTGTTGATAAATATCAACCAAGTGGCAGAAGAAGTCCACAGTCACCAACAGGTAGAAAAAGTCCTCAGACCACAGCtggaaaaaagaaaagttttcTTGATGCTAGCTCTGAGGATGAGAATCGAAAATTTAAAACTAGGAGACCGCAATCACCAACTGGGAAGAAGACTTTCTTCCGGTCGGATTCAGATTCAGATGATGAAGGTATCAGAAGAAAAGACAAGACGAGAGAGAAAAAGAAGTCATTATTGGATGAACTGCAAACAGATGGGCCAAGtaaaaaagacaagaaaaaaaaggaaagttCAT TATTTGAAACATCAGATGATGAAGTAAGTGGAATAACAGCCAAGGGACGACGTTCACCAATACAGAGAGATAGACGATCGCCTTCACCCCAGAACAAAAGACAGTCACCAACATTATTTGACTTAAAGAGAACTCCTTCTCCAAAACTGAAGAAAGATGAAGAAAAAGTAGATGATCTTTGGGCAAGTACGCCAAAACGTCCACCAAGTGGTAGGAAACCAAAG ACTACTGATGACTCTGACGAAGAAGATTTGGGTCATTCCGGAAGAATGAGATATATTTCCACTGATAGTGATGTTACCAGAGAATTCAG AAATGCCAGAGAAAGACCTTCAACAGGTGAGAGATCACGTGCTCGTACAAGGGTTATCAGACCAAAGGTTGTAACAAGGCCATCATCAGCTAGTGGCAGGTTGAATCAATCATTATCTGCTAGGTCCGATGGTAGTACCATGACAATGACGGCAAGGTCAACCACCCCAAATTTTGATGATTCAAGTTCAATCAGACAGGCAATATATGAAGATTGGTATGTACAAAAGATGGAACGTGCAAAGAAAGAACTACAggtaaagaagaaaaaagaaaaggaggaagaagaaaaaaaagaaaag GAAAAGAAAGACAAAGAATTAGAAGCTGTGCTATCCTACAGAGCATGGCAGGAACAGAAGAATGAATATCTAAAGAAGAAAGCCAAACAAGAGGctaagaaaaaagaaaaacagaaGAAAGAAGAAGAGGAAAAGGAGATAAAGAAATATGAAGCTAAAAAG TTATTCAAATCATGGAAGGAAAGTAAAGATGAAGAACTTACAGAGAAACACCGTGAAAAGGTGAAACAAGAACAAAGGAAGTTAAAGGAAGAAGAACGGAAAAAGAAACTAAAACAGAAAGATTCTAAAAGTGCCTTTGTCaaatg GAATGAAACCAAAGAAGATCGCATCAAACAGAAATTACGAGAGACAAGGAGACAAgaacaagaaaagaaaaagagagTAGAAGAAGAGAAAAAGGAGAAGGAAATGATGAGTACTAAAGCATATGACGAGTTTTTACTGAAGAAAGAGCAgcaagaaaaagaagaaaagaggAGAAAGAGAACCATGACTCCAGTGTCAACGGTACCATTCAGACCAAGTGGCAGGACTGTGCCATTTGGTAAATAG